The following are from one region of the Ischnura elegans chromosome X, ioIscEleg1.1, whole genome shotgun sequence genome:
- the LOC124171776 gene encoding uncharacterized protein LOC124171776, with protein sequence MAERNQPPRRSQRTQPPSRVESENSRRLREERADAAAAAIQLALQRQQQQNVAIAPATGPHGDAAATPGGGDVPGGNRAQIPQQGANQGILQRHHTVSRRGDVPP encoded by the coding sequence ATGGCTGAAAGAAATCAACCCCCACGCAGGTCGCAGAGAACACAACCACCATCGAGGGTTGAGTCAGAAAATAGTCGTAGGCTCAGAGAAGAAAGAGCAGATGCTGCCGCTGCAGCAATCCAATTGGCGCTTCAGCGTCAACAGCAGCAAAATGTCGCCATTGCACCAGCAACAGGCCCGCACGGTGATGCCGCTGCCACTCCTGGAGGAGGAGATGTCCCTGGGGGCAACAGGGCCCAAATTCCACAACAAGGGGCCAACCAAGGCATACTCCAACGTCATCACACAGTCAGCCGAAGAGGCGATGTCCCTCCttga